One genomic window of Rhodothermales bacterium includes the following:
- a CDS encoding DUF3095 family protein has translation MIDNALFFSEMPVHHLPLSVLLGREELFVDVPESWHVVVTDIKNSTLAHREGRHEEVNLIATGSIIATLNLARRANLAVPFFFGGDGATMIVPPPLLAPLIGALNQHRELTLMNFGMDLRVGAVSVSALRDAGHELRISRLHVTDYHAITILLGSGLSEAERRVKGEEGVRPAVTPDDLLDLSGMECRWDRIKPPHAGLEVVCLLVTAGAGRSQAPIFRRVIDLIDTTYGPPAARNPVTIDRLQLRGTLQKIGIEMRARLGRFSLPYLIKSWLITRAGGMFYFALRAGNRYKKQLVEQTDTLVIDGRINTVIAGTARQRAQLADGLSVLERNGEIAYGMFVCRESVMSCYVTDRTDRHIHFVDGSDGGYTMAATELKRKLRRNAT, from the coding sequence ATGATCGACAACGCACTTTTTTTCTCCGAGATGCCGGTCCATCATCTCCCCCTTAGCGTGCTGCTGGGCCGCGAGGAGCTCTTTGTGGACGTCCCCGAAAGCTGGCATGTGGTGGTGACGGACATTAAAAATTCCACCCTGGCCCACCGGGAAGGGCGACACGAGGAGGTGAACCTGATCGCAACCGGCAGCATCATCGCCACGCTGAATCTGGCTCGACGCGCCAATCTGGCCGTGCCGTTTTTTTTCGGGGGAGACGGTGCGACCATGATCGTGCCGCCGCCTCTCCTGGCGCCCCTTATCGGCGCCCTGAATCAACACCGCGAGCTTACCCTGATGAACTTCGGGATGGACCTGCGCGTCGGGGCAGTTTCGGTGAGCGCCCTGCGGGACGCCGGCCACGAGCTGCGCATCAGCAGGCTGCACGTAACCGACTACCACGCGATCACCATCTTACTCGGTAGCGGGCTATCGGAGGCGGAGCGTCGCGTCAAAGGCGAGGAAGGTGTAAGGCCGGCCGTAACGCCGGACGATCTGCTGGATCTGAGCGGGATGGAGTGCCGATGGGATCGCATCAAGCCACCTCACGCGGGGTTGGAGGTAGTTTGCCTGCTTGTCACCGCCGGCGCCGGGCGGTCACAGGCGCCGATTTTTCGGCGGGTCATTGACCTGATCGACACGACGTACGGTCCACCCGCCGCCCGCAACCCGGTAACGATCGACCGGCTGCAACTCCGTGGGACGCTCCAAAAAATCGGGATTGAGATGCGCGCTCGCCTCGGACGGTTCAGCCTGCCCTATCTCATCAAATCCTGGTTGATCACCCGCGCTGGAGGGATGTTCTACTTTGCCCTAAGGGCTGGAAACCGGTACAAGAAGCAGCTGGTAGAGCAGACGGATACGCTGGTGATCGACGGACGCATCAACACGGTCATCGCCGGCACGGCGCGGCAGCGCGCGCAGCTGGCGGACGGTCTCTCCGTCCTGGAGCGTAATGGGGAGATCGCCTACGGTATGTTCGTGTGCCGCGAGTCCGTTATGTCCTGTTACGTCACCGACCGGACGGACCGGCATATTCACTTCGTCGACGGATCCGATGGCGGCTACACAATGGCGGCGACCGAACTGAAACGTAAGCTCCGCCGCAACGCTACGTAA